One Dysosmobacter welbionis DNA segment encodes these proteins:
- a CDS encoding spore germination protein, whose amino-acid sequence MNRISSNYEENVQWFNDVLGAGRSCDMVCRDLYVGGRRARFWVIDGFGGDAILERMGAFWLSLQPEAVQGLTEMQQFADRYVTFMEVNVSYDRDDIVTSVLMGKSLLVMEGLSGAALIDAKEYPSRSVGEPPDGKVLRGSHDGFIEAVVPNMAMLRRRIRDPHLTMEGLKVGQRTHSDVALCYLDDRVDHALLDELRHKLQNIQANSLTMAQESVAEAIRPKQWYNPFPKVRYTERPDTAAACVMEGSIILMVDNSAAVMILPTTFFDFTQEANDFYFPPLVGTYLRVLRVTVFLISLLITPAWYLMVSSPGRLPSWLDFLSSPEPAALSLLSQLLVVEFLIDVLKLASLNTPDTLSNSFSMLGALILGDFAVQAGWLGPEVLVYMAFVSVAGFAQPSYELGYAFKLLRVALLLLTAAFDVWGFCLGFVGILVLLATTKPLVGHGYLYPLIPFNGKALRRLLVREPINRDNT is encoded by the coding sequence ATGAATCGGATTTCATCCAATTATGAGGAAAATGTGCAATGGTTCAACGACGTGCTAGGGGCAGGCCGCAGCTGCGACATGGTATGTCGGGACCTGTATGTGGGCGGCCGGCGGGCCCGGTTCTGGGTCATCGACGGCTTCGGCGGGGACGCCATCCTGGAGCGGATGGGGGCCTTCTGGCTGTCGCTCCAGCCGGAGGCGGTGCAGGGCCTGACGGAGATGCAGCAGTTCGCGGACCGCTATGTGACCTTTATGGAGGTGAACGTCAGCTATGACCGGGATGACATCGTCACCTCCGTGCTGATGGGCAAAAGCCTGCTGGTGATGGAGGGGCTGTCCGGCGCGGCGCTGATCGACGCCAAGGAGTATCCCAGCCGCAGCGTGGGAGAGCCGCCGGACGGCAAGGTCCTCCGGGGCTCTCATGACGGATTCATTGAGGCGGTGGTGCCCAACATGGCCATGCTGCGCCGCCGCATCCGGGATCCCCACCTGACCATGGAGGGGCTGAAGGTCGGCCAGCGGACCCACAGCGACGTGGCGCTGTGCTACCTGGATGACCGGGTGGACCACGCCCTGCTGGACGAGCTGCGCCACAAGCTCCAGAACATCCAGGCCAACTCCCTCACCATGGCGCAGGAGAGCGTGGCGGAGGCCATCCGCCCCAAGCAGTGGTACAACCCCTTCCCAAAGGTGCGGTACACTGAGCGGCCGGACACCGCCGCCGCCTGCGTCATGGAGGGCAGCATCATCCTGATGGTGGACAACTCTGCGGCGGTGATGATCCTGCCCACCACCTTTTTTGACTTTACCCAGGAGGCCAATGACTTCTATTTTCCCCCGCTGGTGGGCACGTATCTGCGGGTCCTGCGGGTGACGGTGTTCCTGATCTCCCTGCTGATTACCCCTGCCTGGTACCTGATGGTCAGCTCGCCGGGGCGCCTGCCGTCCTGGCTGGATTTCCTCTCCTCCCCGGAGCCGGCGGCGCTGTCTCTGCTGTCCCAGCTGCTGGTGGTGGAATTCCTGATCGACGTGCTGAAGCTGGCGTCCCTGAACACGCCGGATACGCTGTCCAACTCCTTCTCCATGCTGGGGGCCTTGATCCTGGGTGATTTTGCCGTGCAGGCCGGATGGCTGGGGCCGGAAGTACTGGTGTATATGGCATTCGTCTCCGTGGCGGGCTTCGCCCAGCCCAGCTATGAGCTGGGGTACGCCTTCAAGCTGCTGCGGGTGGCGCTGCTGCTGCTGACAGCGGCCTTCGACGTCTGGGGATTCTGCCTGGGGTTCGTGGGCATCCTAGTCCTGCTGGCCACCACAAAACCCCTGGTGGGCCACGGGTATCTCTATCCCCTGATCCCCTTCAACGGCAAGGCGCTTCGCCGGCTGCTGGTGCGGGAACCCATCAATCGGGACAACACCTGA
- a CDS encoding elongation factor G: protein MSYSVQNIRNVCLLGHSGNGKTALAESLLYMTGAIDRMGRGADGNTVCDYDPEETKRQISISTAVAPLEYKGCRINVLDTPGAFDFAGEVIEALRAADAAIIVCSAKDGVSVGLEKAWKYCEERNMPRFIYISKTDEDNSDYNATFEALRARFGNKIAPLVVPIWDEGKKVTGIIDVLNKRAYEMQDQKRVEIEIPEGKDAVIEEFNNALKESVAETSEEFMDKFFGGEDFTYAEMIQGLRQGVRELSLFPVLCGSAVNCMGSLMLLDDIVDLLPNPMEGNYHKATRQDGETEPFVVSPGGVPTAFVFKTVSDQYGKYSFVKVLSGTLTPDLPMVNARTGVSEKLGRLYTMRGKKATEVKELGCGDIGAIGKMEKVKTGDTLCDARKVVALKELPFAEPCYSVAIVPKTRGQEDKIAQGLARMNEEDPTFSVTNNAETHQMVLNGSGDMQVDVLVSKLKSRFNVEADLKPVRVPYREKIRKTVQKQGRHKKQTGGSGQFGDVWIRFEPQTEQDDMIFAEEVFGGSVPKNFFPAVEKGLREACAHGPLAGYPVVNLKAVLYDGSYHPVDSSEIAFKTAAQLAYKAALPEANPVLLEPVGELKVTVPDSYMGDVIGDLNKRRGRVMGMDPTGDGNQVISAEVPMAEMGSYAIDLRSMTQSRGSFTFHFVRYEDCPPAAQEKAIAEAKALQAAEEK, encoded by the coding sequence ATGAGCTATTCTGTACAAAACATCCGCAACGTCTGTCTGCTGGGCCACAGCGGAAACGGCAAGACCGCCCTGGCAGAGAGCCTGCTGTATATGACCGGGGCCATCGACCGGATGGGCCGGGGCGCGGACGGGAATACGGTCTGCGACTATGATCCGGAGGAGACCAAGCGGCAGATCTCCATCTCCACCGCTGTGGCGCCGCTGGAGTACAAGGGGTGCCGGATCAACGTGCTGGACACGCCGGGCGCGTTCGACTTCGCCGGCGAGGTGATCGAGGCTCTACGGGCCGCCGACGCCGCCATCATCGTCTGCTCCGCCAAGGACGGCGTGTCCGTGGGCCTGGAGAAGGCGTGGAAATACTGCGAGGAGCGGAATATGCCCCGCTTTATCTATATCTCCAAGACCGACGAGGACAACAGCGACTACAACGCCACCTTCGAGGCTCTGCGGGCCCGGTTCGGCAACAAGATCGCGCCTCTGGTGGTGCCCATCTGGGACGAGGGCAAGAAGGTCACCGGCATCATCGACGTGCTGAACAAGCGCGCCTATGAGATGCAGGACCAAAAGCGGGTGGAGATCGAGATCCCCGAGGGCAAGGACGCCGTCATCGAGGAGTTCAACAACGCCCTGAAGGAGTCCGTGGCCGAAACCAGCGAGGAGTTCATGGACAAGTTCTTCGGCGGCGAGGACTTCACCTACGCCGAGATGATTCAGGGCCTGCGCCAGGGCGTGCGGGAGTTGAGCCTGTTCCCCGTGCTGTGCGGCTCCGCTGTCAACTGCATGGGCAGCCTGATGCTGCTGGACGACATCGTGGACCTGCTGCCCAACCCCATGGAGGGCAACTATCACAAGGCCACCCGCCAGGACGGCGAGACGGAGCCCTTTGTGGTCTCCCCCGGCGGCGTGCCTACGGCCTTCGTGTTCAAGACCGTCTCTGACCAGTACGGCAAGTACAGCTTCGTCAAGGTGCTCTCCGGCACCCTGACGCCGGATCTGCCCATGGTCAACGCCCGCACCGGCGTCTCTGAAAAACTGGGCCGCCTGTACACCATGCGGGGCAAGAAGGCCACCGAGGTGAAGGAGCTGGGCTGCGGCGACATCGGCGCCATCGGCAAGATGGAGAAGGTCAAGACCGGCGATACCCTGTGCGACGCCCGGAAGGTCGTCGCCCTGAAGGAACTGCCCTTCGCAGAGCCCTGCTATTCCGTGGCCATCGTGCCCAAGACCCGGGGCCAGGAGGACAAGATCGCCCAGGGCCTGGCCCGTATGAACGAGGAGGATCCCACCTTCTCCGTCACCAACAACGCCGAGACCCACCAGATGGTGCTCAACGGCTCCGGCGACATGCAGGTGGATGTGCTGGTCAGCAAGCTGAAGAGCCGCTTCAATGTGGAGGCGGATCTGAAGCCCGTGCGGGTGCCCTATCGGGAGAAGATCCGCAAGACTGTCCAGAAGCAGGGCCGCCACAAGAAGCAGACCGGCGGCAGCGGCCAGTTCGGCGACGTGTGGATCCGGTTTGAACCCCAGACGGAGCAGGACGACATGATCTTCGCCGAGGAGGTCTTCGGCGGCAGCGTGCCCAAGAACTTCTTCCCTGCGGTGGAGAAGGGCCTGCGGGAGGCCTGCGCCCACGGTCCCCTGGCGGGCTATCCCGTGGTGAACCTGAAGGCCGTGCTGTACGACGGCTCCTACCATCCGGTGGACTCCTCCGAAATCGCCTTTAAGACCGCGGCGCAGCTGGCCTACAAGGCCGCCCTGCCGGAGGCCAACCCGGTCCTGCTGGAGCCGGTGGGCGAGCTGAAGGTCACTGTGCCCGACAGCTACATGGGCGACGTCATCGGCGATCTGAACAAGCGCCGGGGCCGCGTCATGGGCATGGATCCCACCGGCGACGGCAACCAGGTGATCTCTGCGGAGGTGCCCATGGCTGAGATGGGCAGCTACGCCATCGATCTGCGGTCTATGACGCAGAGCCGCGGCAGCTTCACCTTCCACTTCGTCCGCTACGAGGACTGCCCGCCGGCAGCCCAGGAGAAGGCCATCGCGGAGGCGAAGGCGCTCCAGGCGGCGGAGGAGAAGTAA
- a CDS encoding DUF4177 domain-containing protein: MYQYKYIPVDTGGGFLSDTREHRELIDAYAAEGWRYVGFFPVSFTSHGGISRVDLIFERSRKLPT; this comes from the coding sequence ATGTATCAATATAAATACATTCCGGTGGATACCGGCGGCGGCTTCCTGTCAGACACCCGGGAACACCGGGAGCTTATCGACGCATACGCCGCAGAAGGCTGGCGGTATGTGGGATTTTTCCCGGTGAGCTTCACGAGTCATGGAGGGATTAGCCGGGTGGACCTGATCTTTGAACGGAGTCGTAAATTGCCGACTTAA
- a CDS encoding NADH peroxidase, giving the protein MKKWVCSVCGYVYEGENPPEKCPQCGVPASKFTEQKGELSWAAEHVVGVGKSFGESVPAEVQKEIIDGLNANFTGECTEVGMYLAMSRVAYREGYAEIGEYWRRAALEEAEHAAKFAELLGDVVTDSTKKNLEMRVEAENGATLGKFELAKLAKQYNLDAIHDTVHEMARDEARHGKAFEGLLKRYFG; this is encoded by the coding sequence ATGAAGAAGTGGGTCTGCTCTGTCTGCGGTTATGTTTATGAGGGCGAGAATCCCCCCGAGAAGTGCCCCCAGTGCGGTGTTCCCGCCTCCAAGTTCACCGAGCAGAAGGGTGAGCTGAGCTGGGCTGCCGAGCATGTGGTCGGCGTGGGCAAGTCCTTCGGCGAGTCTGTTCCCGCCGAGGTCCAGAAGGAGATCATCGACGGTCTGAACGCCAACTTCACCGGCGAGTGCACTGAGGTCGGCATGTATCTGGCCATGTCCCGCGTGGCATATCGTGAGGGCTATGCCGAGATTGGTGAGTATTGGCGCCGGGCCGCTCTGGAAGAGGCCGAGCACGCTGCCAAGTTTGCGGAGCTGCTGGGCGATGTGGTGACCGACTCCACCAAGAAGAACCTGGAGATGCGGGTCGAGGCCGAGAACGGCGCCACCCTGGGCAAGTTCGAGCTGGCCAAGCTGGCCAAGCAGTACAACCTGGACGCCATCCACGACACCGTGCATGAGATGGCCCGCGACGAGGCCCGTCACGGCAAGGCTTTCGAGGGCCTGCTGAAGCGGTACTTCGGCTGA
- a CDS encoding helix-turn-helix domain-containing protein produces MISYDSLRDKMKEKGISQYALIRRWHINPAQITRLKRNESVSPHTIEMFCKILKCEVGDIMRHIPDGKA; encoded by the coding sequence ATGATCTCCTATGACAGCCTGCGGGACAAAATGAAGGAAAAAGGCATCTCTCAATACGCCCTGATTAGGCGCTGGCACATCAATCCAGCCCAGATCACCCGCCTGAAGCGGAATGAGAGCGTCAGCCCCCACACCATTGAGATGTTCTGCAAGATCCTGAAGTGTGAGGTGGGGGACATTATGCGGCATATTCCGGACGGGAAAGCGTAA
- a CDS encoding helix-turn-helix domain-containing protein: MDAGKTGAYLAALRKARGMTQQEAADQLGVSNKTVSKWENGAGLPDITVLPALAELYGVTADDILAGETLRGRPAEAQGPARRRLLLLRLRTRFDLCFIGSLALGVLAAFRVAYVSLAAWPLSVGLLWIGYVLAVHPARYGDISLDAKIWENLYRKLLAASAVQWWALLRLVRLGRLEVDFAEMRYYDTMQAWKPLLFAVGLALLCAVLERALRRRAGADASLLWIPERLRPMLHRSGGFLRRTRRLWLVWLAWAVLLAGLWFLADGQLDRVLAPWIARYGEELVQSGFPESWTILRGRLEADVALWLRLRQGVLIAGAVSGAGVLVWTLLHWKKRRPPLAEEGET, encoded by the coding sequence ATGGATGCCGGAAAGACAGGCGCCTATCTGGCGGCGCTGCGGAAAGCCCGGGGCATGACCCAGCAGGAGGCGGCGGATCAGCTGGGTGTCTCCAACAAGACCGTGAGCAAGTGGGAAAACGGCGCGGGGCTGCCGGATATCACCGTGCTGCCTGCCTTGGCGGAGCTGTACGGCGTCACCGCCGATGATATCCTGGCGGGAGAGACCTTGCGGGGCCGGCCAGCGGAGGCCCAGGGACCGGCACGGCGGCGCCTCCTGCTGCTGCGGCTGCGGACCCGGTTCGACCTCTGTTTCATCGGCAGCCTGGCGCTGGGTGTGCTGGCGGCATTCCGGGTGGCCTATGTCAGTCTGGCGGCCTGGCCGCTGTCGGTGGGCCTCTTATGGATCGGCTATGTGCTGGCTGTCCATCCGGCCCGGTACGGTGATATATCGTTGGATGCTAAAATTTGGGAAAACCTGTACCGCAAGCTGCTGGCCGCCTCCGCCGTCCAGTGGTGGGCCCTGCTGCGGCTGGTGCGGCTGGGCAGGCTGGAGGTGGACTTTGCGGAGATGCGGTACTACGACACCATGCAAGCCTGGAAGCCGCTGCTCTTCGCCGTGGGGCTGGCGCTGCTGTGCGCCGTGCTGGAGCGGGCCCTGCGCCGCCGGGCGGGGGCGGATGCCTCTTTGCTGTGGATACCGGAGCGGCTGCGGCCAATGCTCCACCGGAGCGGCGGCTTCCTGCGGCGGACCCGGCGGCTCTGGCTGGTGTGGCTGGCGTGGGCGGTACTTCTGGCGGGGCTGTGGTTCCTGGCGGACGGCCAGCTGGACCGGGTGTTGGCGCCCTGGATCGCCCGATATGGGGAAGAGCTGGTCCAAAGCGGTTTCCCGGAGAGCTGGACCATCCTGCGGGGGCGGCTGGAGGCGGATGTGGCACTCTGGCTCCGGCTGCGGCAGGGGGTGCTGATCGCCGGCGCCGTCTCCGGGGCTGGCGTGCTGGTTTGGACGCTGCTACATTGGAAAAAGCGCCGCCCCCCTCTTGCGGAGGAGGGCGAAACATGA
- a CDS encoding HAD hydrolase-like protein, translating to MYHYIFFDLDGTLTDSKEGILNSLRYAFDKLGEPVPPESTLIKFIGPPLQDSFAEFCGFSAERAAEAIAAFRERYEPVGKFENMAAPGMADLCARLKARGYVLALASSKPESLCVPICEKFGFTPSLAVVTGSPPVGDWSKADVIRETMRRLELTEAHKPEILMVGDRKFDVLGAKACGIACAGVEFFGYAAPGELAESGAVAVVRTPEELEQFILTH from the coding sequence ATGTATCACTATATTTTCTTTGATTTGGACGGCACGCTGACAGACTCCAAGGAGGGCATCCTCAACAGCCTGCGGTATGCCTTTGACAAGCTGGGGGAGCCGGTGCCGCCGGAGAGCACCCTCATCAAATTCATCGGCCCGCCCCTGCAGGACTCCTTCGCGGAATTCTGCGGCTTTTCGGCGGAGCGGGCCGCGGAGGCCATCGCCGCCTTCCGGGAGCGGTACGAGCCTGTCGGCAAGTTTGAGAACATGGCCGCCCCCGGCATGGCGGACCTGTGCGCCCGGCTGAAGGCCCGGGGCTATGTGCTGGCTCTGGCCTCCTCCAAGCCGGAGAGCCTGTGTGTGCCCATCTGCGAGAAGTTCGGCTTCACGCCGTCTTTGGCTGTTGTGACGGGCAGCCCGCCCGTGGGGGACTGGAGCAAGGCGGACGTGATCCGGGAGACTATGCGCCGCCTGGAGCTGACGGAGGCCCACAAGCCGGAGATCCTGATGGTGGGGGACCGGAAGTTCGACGTGCTGGGCGCCAAGGCGTGCGGCATCGCCTGCGCGGGCGTGGAGTTCTTCGGCTACGCCGCCCCCGGCGAGCTGGCGGAGAGCGGCGCTGTGGCCGTGGTCCGGACACCGGAGGAGCTGGAGCAGTTCATCCTGACCCATTGA
- a CDS encoding S1C family serine protease, with product MAADALSFSYRDGSATVIGRLVSQGTVSRAAANALGLLTPALTARQVADRCAAAVFRLDTYETEAYRDEGLVTGEASGFFITEDGLAITNYHSIADAVSATATLSTGDVYEVERVIYYDPDIDIAVIRVSHAALKGHDTSAFATLDIADSGTGDLRAGDTVYAIGNPLGLGLAVSSGIVSATQRDVERYALPCVMSTADISEGSSGGALLNVYGQAVAVTSGAYVYGNSMYLAVPIDPILTADLTGEGLTLPEVLEAETVG from the coding sequence ATGGCGGCGGATGCCCTGTCCTTCTCCTACCGGGACGGCAGCGCCACAGTGATCGGGCGCCTGGTGAGCCAGGGGACCGTCTCCCGGGCCGCGGCCAACGCCCTGGGCCTGCTGACCCCCGCCCTCACCGCCCGGCAGGTGGCGGACCGCTGCGCGGCCGCCGTGTTCCGTCTGGACACCTATGAGACGGAGGCGTACCGGGACGAAGGCCTTGTCACCGGCGAGGCCAGCGGCTTCTTCATCACGGAGGACGGGCTGGCCATCACCAACTACCACTCCATCGCGGACGCGGTCTCCGCCACCGCCACGCTCTCCACCGGGGATGTATATGAGGTGGAGCGGGTCATCTACTACGATCCGGACATCGATATCGCGGTGATCCGCGTCTCCCACGCCGCCCTAAAGGGACACGACACCTCTGCTTTTGCCACGCTGGACATCGCGGATTCCGGCACCGGAGACCTGCGGGCGGGCGACACGGTCTACGCCATCGGCAATCCCCTGGGCCTGGGGCTGGCAGTCAGCTCCGGCATCGTCAGCGCCACGCAGCGGGATGTGGAGCGGTACGCCCTGCCCTGCGTCATGAGCACCGCCGACATCTCCGAGGGCAGCAGCGGCGGCGCCCTGCTGAACGTCTACGGTCAGGCGGTAGCCGTTACCTCCGGCGCCTATGTCTACGGCAATAGTATGTATCTGGCGGTGCCCATCGACCCCATCCTCACCGCCGATCTCACTGGTGAGGGCCTGACCCTGCCGGAAGTCCTCGAGGCGGAAACCGTCGGCTGA
- a CDS encoding S-layer homology domain-containing protein, protein MKKRLLSLLCVLVLTVSVIPAASALEGEAARAADTLSTLGLIDSTYNLDAPATRAQAAVLLVHLAGAEQAAAADNWLAGFRDVPASIAQEVNYAARQGWITGVTATAFRPDAALTANAWSAFLLRMLGYSDKAGDFTIADAAGFAQRIGLFPIAYTGTLTQGTCLRWRRMPCPSPTGTAAPQ, encoded by the coding sequence ATGAAAAAACGACTTCTTTCGCTCCTCTGTGTCCTTGTCCTGACGGTGAGCGTGATCCCCGCCGCCTCCGCTCTGGAGGGGGAGGCGGCCCGGGCCGCGGACACCCTCTCCACCCTGGGACTGATCGACTCTACATATAATCTGGACGCCCCCGCCACCCGGGCACAGGCGGCCGTGCTGCTGGTGCATCTGGCCGGGGCAGAACAGGCCGCCGCGGCAGACAACTGGCTGGCCGGCTTCCGGGATGTTCCCGCCTCCATCGCCCAGGAGGTGAACTACGCCGCCCGGCAGGGCTGGATCACCGGCGTCACGGCGACAGCCTTCCGGCCGGACGCGGCCCTCACCGCCAACGCCTGGAGCGCCTTCCTGCTGCGGATGCTGGGGTATTCCGACAAGGCGGGCGACTTTACCATTGCCGACGCCGCGGGTTTCGCCCAGCGGATCGGCCTCTTCCCCATCGCCTATACCGGCACCCTGACCCAGGGGACCTGTTTGAGATGGCGGCGGATGCCCTGTCCTTCTCCTACCGGGACGGCAGCGCCACAGTGA
- a CDS encoding MBL fold metallo-hydrolase: MAERLAEDLWRLDIPLVGNPLKNLNSYLLTGERSLLIDTGFRQQSCREAMERQLAETHVDRDRLDIFCTHLHSDHTGLAPELIRPGCRIYIGEIDSPGVKNASDPSCWKRLYGEYVRDGFTQAEMEALWGDNPAQTAAPPWREGLYTELQDGAALHYGGRMLRCVLTPGHTPGHLCLYDPARRRLFCGDHVLFHITPNICRWQGVEDSLGDYLSSLDRTAALDTAELYPAHRAETGDLRQRTAELKAHHARRLEDTLRTVEKAPGLTAYQIAGRMRWSIRCRNWADFPLAQKFFAVGEALAHLDHLEAQRRVFRQEIHGKRVYFAGVGDKI; the protein is encoded by the coding sequence ATGGCGGAGCGATTGGCGGAGGACCTCTGGCGGCTGGACATCCCCTTGGTGGGGAACCCGCTGAAAAACTTGAACAGCTATTTGCTGACCGGAGAGCGGAGCCTGCTGATCGACACGGGCTTCCGCCAGCAGTCCTGCCGCGAGGCCATGGAGCGCCAGCTGGCGGAGACGCACGTGGACCGGGACCGGCTGGACATTTTCTGCACCCACCTCCACAGCGACCACACAGGGCTGGCGCCGGAGCTGATCCGCCCCGGCTGCCGGATCTATATCGGGGAGATCGACAGCCCCGGCGTGAAAAACGCCTCGGATCCGTCCTGTTGGAAGCGGCTTTACGGGGAATATGTGCGGGACGGCTTCACCCAGGCGGAGATGGAGGCCCTGTGGGGAGACAATCCGGCCCAGACGGCGGCCCCGCCCTGGCGGGAAGGGCTCTATACGGAGCTGCAGGACGGCGCGGCGCTCCATTACGGCGGCCGTATGCTGCGGTGCGTGCTGACGCCGGGCCACACGCCGGGGCACCTGTGCCTGTATGACCCGGCCCGCCGGCGGCTGTTCTGCGGCGACCATGTGCTGTTTCACATCACGCCCAACATCTGCCGCTGGCAGGGAGTGGAGGACTCTTTGGGGGACTATCTCAGCAGTCTGGACAGGACGGCCGCTCTGGACACAGCGGAGCTGTATCCCGCCCACCGGGCGGAGACCGGGGACCTGCGGCAGCGGACGGCGGAGCTGAAGGCCCACCACGCCCGCCGGCTGGAGGACACCCTGCGGACCGTGGAGAAGGCGCCGGGCCTCACCGCCTATCAGATCGCAGGCCGGATGCGTTGGAGCATCCGCTGCCGGAACTGGGCGGATTTTCCCCTGGCGCAGAAGTTCTTTGCCGTGGGAGAGGCCCTGGCCCATCTGGACCATCTGGAGGCCCAAAGGCGGGTCTTCCGCCAGGAGATACATGGAAAACGGGTATATTTCGCCGGCGTGGGCGACAAAATATGA
- the deoC gene encoding deoxyribose-phosphate aldolase, protein MEVKEILSKCDHTLLAQTATWKEIQAICDDGMKYGCASVCIPASYVKQAAEYVAGKLPICTVIGFPNGYDTTAAKCFMATDAVENGAEEVDMVINLGWVKDQKWDDLLAEIKAVKAACKGRLLKVIIECCFLTDEEKIKMCEIVTASGAEYIKTSTGFGTGGATREDVALFAKHVGPNVKIKAAGGIADLKDAEDFINLGASRLGTSRIVKAVKAMEEK, encoded by the coding sequence ATGGAAGTGAAAGAGATTCTGAGCAAGTGCGACCACACTCTGCTGGCCCAAACGGCCACCTGGAAGGAGATCCAGGCCATCTGCGACGATGGTATGAAGTACGGCTGCGCCAGCGTCTGCATCCCTGCCAGCTATGTCAAGCAGGCGGCGGAGTATGTGGCGGGAAAGCTGCCCATCTGCACGGTGATCGGCTTCCCCAACGGGTATGACACCACCGCCGCCAAGTGCTTCATGGCCACGGACGCCGTGGAGAACGGCGCCGAGGAGGTGGACATGGTCATCAACCTGGGCTGGGTGAAGGATCAGAAGTGGGATGACCTGCTCGCCGAGATCAAGGCCGTGAAGGCCGCCTGCAAGGGCAGGCTGCTGAAGGTCATCATCGAGTGCTGCTTCCTCACAGACGAGGAGAAGATCAAGATGTGCGAGATCGTCACCGCCTCCGGCGCGGAGTATATCAAGACCTCCACAGGCTTCGGCACCGGCGGCGCCACCCGGGAGGACGTGGCCCTTTTCGCCAAGCACGTGGGCCCCAACGTGAAGATCAAGGCCGCCGGCGGTATCGCCGACCTGAAGGACGCGGAGGACTTCATCAACCTGGGTGCCTCCCGCCTGGGCACCAGCCGCATCGTCAAGGCCGTGAAGGCCATGGAAGAGAAATAA
- the deoD gene encoding purine-nucleoside phosphorylase, producing MGTPHNEAAQGAFAKTVLMPGDPLRAKFIAETFLQDAKLVNNVRGVQGYTGTYQGTPVSVMASGMGMPSIGIYSHELFHFYDVDNIIRVGSAGAISPQLKVRDVVFGQGSCTDSNYAHQFGLGGTFAPIADFTLLETAVTVARKLGIEPHVGSLLSSDVFYNKAGNTLDWGKMGVLAVEMESAALYCNAAEAGKRALAICTISDSLITGEELPAADRQTTFTQMMEIALGVAVEMAKK from the coding sequence ATGGGAACTCCCCATAACGAGGCGGCCCAGGGGGCCTTTGCCAAGACCGTTCTGATGCCCGGCGATCCGCTGCGGGCCAAATTCATCGCGGAGACCTTTCTGCAGGACGCGAAGCTGGTGAACAACGTCCGGGGCGTCCAGGGCTACACCGGCACCTATCAGGGCACGCCTGTGTCCGTCATGGCCTCCGGCATGGGGATGCCCTCCATCGGCATTTACTCCCATGAGCTGTTCCACTTCTATGATGTGGACAACATCATCCGGGTGGGCAGCGCCGGCGCTATCTCCCCCCAGCTGAAGGTGCGGGACGTGGTGTTCGGCCAGGGCTCCTGCACGGACTCCAACTACGCCCACCAGTTCGGCCTGGGCGGCACCTTCGCCCCCATCGCGGACTTCACCCTGCTGGAGACCGCCGTGACGGTAGCCCGGAAGCTCGGCATCGAGCCCCATGTGGGCAGCCTGCTCAGCTCCGACGTGTTCTACAACAAGGCGGGCAACACTCTGGACTGGGGCAAGATGGGCGTGCTGGCCGTAGAGATGGAGAGCGCGGCCCTGTACTGCAACGCCGCCGAGGCGGGCAAGCGGGCCTTGGCCATCTGTACCATCTCCGACAGCTTGATTACCGGCGAGGAGCTGCCTGCCGCCGACCGCCAGACCACCTTCACCCAGATGATGGAGATCGCCCTGGGCGTTGCCGTGGAAATGGCGAAGAAGTAA